From a region of the Paenibacillus sp. R14(2021) genome:
- a CDS encoding GNAT family N-acetyltransferase, producing MFIDIRSRLNEADIQELLGWSVFPDPERLKQAITLYAQDTHRLFGYESEGEVVGLIGYHAVDGGTIEIDHIAVAPTERYKGFGRGLILELLELEKPDVLIAETDEEAVDFYRSSRFTVESLGELYPGTERFRCTYYAEDEE from the coding sequence ATGTTCATCGATATACGGTCCCGGCTGAACGAAGCCGATATTCAGGAGCTGCTCGGATGGTCGGTCTTTCCAGATCCGGAGCGGCTGAAGCAGGCCATCACGTTATATGCACAGGATACCCACAGGCTGTTCGGCTATGAATCCGAGGGCGAAGTAGTCGGCTTGATCGGCTATCACGCCGTGGACGGCGGCACGATCGAGATCGACCATATTGCAGTGGCGCCGACAGAACGATACAAGGGCTTCGGCAGAGGCTTGATTCTGGAGCTGTTGGAGCTGGAGAAGCCGGATGTACTTATTGCGGAGACGGACGAGGAAGCCGTCGACTTCTATCGAAGCAGCCGTTTCACGGTGGAGAGCCTCGGTGAGCTGTATCCCGGCACGGAGCGATTCAGGTGTACATATTACGCGGAAGACGAGGAATAG
- a CDS encoding alginate lyase family protein: MISSFTQTRLVAGISILLILPYLYFSSGAPRMKSSLFRKITIATIASLLFIPISMIGEAFAYPHPGGLYSQALIDSIKSNVKANLSPWKPAYDSLVAKAKWLQTEVPSAVQTFYVPAYYSGPAAHIAASALLQDDVKAAYVSAAAYALTGTNSFADKAIEIMNNWARVNTGVGGDDSSLVMSYAGVAFIQSAELLQNYSGWNASDKAQFKSWVSDVFLDKVANANKMRTNNWGMWGVLGSISAYHYLDDPAHVRSEIDLIKAKIDAQIASNGAITEEVKRGASGLQYTYFYLAPLTAAAQVALDSEGVDLFNWVSPQGKTIKSALDYLLYYMQHPSSWPYAANPELPSASDPWPSNLFEAMANYYPDPAYEAFAASKRPLMQTGHHYAWTFPTVMKSTRTLVSETFDNMPTGTPPVGWTVTNSTDSSASIVNVSQDKLLSLKITDTNANGASLVQKNFTAQSGTVTAQWSVMEQALFPYAKFGLKSGTNFAIELYTAGPNLAYRLNNGNYINVQSFKPNTWYTIKVTANILTNSYDIYVDGILKASNVVFTNPASTINGIAFYGGWGPTGTVFIDDVGVIK; encoded by the coding sequence ATGATCTCCTCTTTCACTCAAACGCGATTAGTCGCAGGCATTTCTATCCTGCTCATCCTTCCTTACCTATACTTTTCCTCGGGGGCTCCAAGAATGAAATCATCTTTATTCAGAAAGATAACGATTGCAACAATTGCTTCACTCCTCTTTATCCCGATTTCGATGATCGGAGAAGCATTCGCTTATCCCCATCCGGGCGGTTTGTATTCACAAGCCTTAATCGATTCCATTAAATCAAATGTAAAAGCTAATTTATCCCCATGGAAACCTGCCTATGACAGTCTTGTAGCCAAAGCAAAATGGCTGCAGACTGAAGTTCCAAGCGCCGTACAAACCTTCTATGTTCCCGCCTACTACTCAGGTCCTGCCGCCCATATAGCTGCATCCGCCCTATTACAAGATGACGTGAAGGCCGCTTATGTCTCTGCTGCTGCCTATGCGCTTACCGGAACGAATTCTTTTGCCGACAAGGCGATTGAAATCATGAACAATTGGGCTCGAGTCAATACTGGCGTGGGCGGCGACGACAGCTCGCTTGTTATGTCTTATGCAGGAGTTGCGTTTATCCAATCGGCTGAACTCTTACAAAACTACTCCGGTTGGAATGCGTCAGACAAGGCTCAATTTAAAAGCTGGGTATCCGATGTGTTTCTGGACAAAGTGGCCAACGCGAATAAAATGCGTACAAACAATTGGGGTATGTGGGGCGTGCTGGGTTCGATTTCGGCTTATCACTACTTGGACGACCCTGCCCATGTTCGGAGCGAAATCGATCTCATCAAAGCGAAAATCGACGCTCAAATTGCATCGAATGGTGCGATTACCGAGGAAGTCAAACGCGGCGCCAGCGGATTGCAGTATACGTACTTCTATCTGGCTCCATTGACGGCAGCTGCCCAAGTTGCACTGGATTCGGAAGGCGTGGATCTCTTTAACTGGGTTTCTCCGCAAGGGAAGACAATTAAGAGTGCGCTGGATTACCTCCTTTACTACATGCAGCATCCATCTTCGTGGCCCTACGCTGCGAATCCAGAACTTCCATCGGCATCCGATCCTTGGCCGAGCAATTTATTCGAAGCGATGGCAAATTATTATCCTGATCCGGCCTATGAAGCCTTTGCTGCTTCCAAACGTCCACTAATGCAAACAGGTCATCACTACGCATGGACGTTTCCAACCGTAATGAAAAGCACACGTACGCTGGTTAGCGAAACCTTTGATAATATGCCGACGGGAACTCCGCCCGTAGGTTGGACCGTTACGAATTCGACCGATTCAAGTGCATCCATCGTTAATGTGTCCCAGGATAAGCTGCTAAGTTTGAAGATCACGGATACCAATGCAAATGGCGCCTCGCTGGTACAAAAAAACTTTACCGCTCAGTCGGGTACCGTTACCGCGCAATGGAGCGTAATGGAGCAGGCCCTGTTTCCTTACGCAAAATTCGGATTAAAGAGCGGCACGAACTTCGCTATTGAACTGTACACCGCCGGACCGAATCTAGCTTATCGCTTGAATAACGGCAACTATATCAATGTCCAGAGTTTCAAACCAAATACCTGGTATACGATCAAAGTCACAGCAAATATACTCACCAATTCCTATGACATCTACGTAGACGGCATACTGAAAGCAAGCAACGTCGTCTTTACGAATCCTGCTTCCACAATTAACGGCATTGCCTTCTACGGAGGCTGGGGGCCGACAGGAACCGTGTTCATCGATGATGTAGGTGTCATTAAATAA